From one Ciona intestinalis unplaced genomic scaffold, KH HT000696.1, whole genome shotgun sequence genomic stretch:
- the LOC100182771 gene encoding uncharacterized protein LOC100182771 — translation MDISDGQIESNVLTSETSSTSIKRFKDAETQTDKMITVCTPLQKVDAYCQFPVQLSEPVIHDHSYNSFSEPSSSSAFEISRNLNVDDATNDNDVESVESTDTEHNFLESDSSSCVTEQADSNCAHDYRILTEPEDETNRTFIIYESQLKQLLRFCPDCGSPIDPELTVETQRTGAMLTLQLACLNGCDVTWHSHPTSQNKRSLGNIFLISALYFSGMTFSKFVVFAKLLNLKLFHESTYYALRKSFVFPVVERAWNQEKSRMIECLKSENQPVMLAGDGRCDSPGHNAKYGTYTFLDVKTSKVVDFKVIAVTEVQNSNGMGKKGFIDVLERLKSAGIDIDIISTDRHKQIRKVLREDYPEIEHQFDPWHLSKSISKKLSAVSKKKDCSLLAEWISSIVNHFWFCAESCEQNAVLLREKWCSILYHIVNIHSWQGNEMLHCCEHGILRGEMNTKKKWLKQESAAYEALVNVVTNKQLIKDLEHVTKFIHTTYLEVYHSMYLKYLPKSTHFSHACMNISSMLAALDHNHNVTRPQAIFKSGENEGEPRYKILWSRVHKKFTAKEVKCEKDHSYLFKMLTDIKIAVDQGNIDEAYEAAMVSIAAPTDKPDRNCIIEKTKKLSRFHH, via the exons ATGGATATTAGTGATGGCCAAATTGAGAGTAATGTGCTGACTTCAGAAACTAGTTCCACTTCAATCAAAAGATTTAAAGACGCTGAAACACAAACAGACAAAATGATTACCGTTTGTACTCCTCTTCAAAAAGTTGATGCATATTGTCAGTTTCCTGTGCAATTAAGTGAGCCAGTAATTCATGACCATTCATATAACAGCTTTTCTGAACCAAGCTCAAGTAGTGCATTTGAAATTTCCCGCAATCTTAATGTAGATGATGCAACTAATGATAATGATGTGGAAAGTGTTGAATCAACTGACACGGAACACAATTTTTTGGAAAGCGACAGTTCTTCCTGTGTAACAGAACAAGCCGATTCGAATTGTGCTCATGATTACAGAATATTAACGGAGCCTGAAGATGAAACTAACCGAACTTTCATTATATACGAAAGTCAGTTAAAACAATTACTCAGATTTTGCCCTGATTGCGGGTCTCCAATCGATCCAGAATTAACCGTTGAAACACAAAGAACTGGAGCAATGCTTACTTTGCAACTTGCATGTTTAAATGGATGTGATGTGACATGGCATTCACATCCAACCTCGCAAAATAAAAGGAGCCTTGGAAATATCTTTTTGATATCTGCTTTGTACTTCAGCGGAATGactttttctaaatttgttgtttttgctaAGCTGTTGAACCTAAAATTGTTTCATGAATCAACTTACTACGCATTGCGAAAATCATTTGTATTTCCAGTTGTAGAACGAGCATGGAATCAGGAAAAAAGTAGAATGATCGAGTgtttaaaatctgaaaatCAACCCGTTATGTTGGCCGGAGACGGCAGATGTGACTCTCCGGGCCACAATGCCAAATACGGTACCTATACGTTCTTGGATGTTAAAACATCAAAGGTTGTTGATTTTAAGGTTATTGCTGTGACTGAAGTACAAAACTCCAATGGAATGGGAAAAAAAGGCTTTATTGATGTCTTGGAGAGACTGAAATCTGCTGGAATAGACATTGACATTATAAGCACCGACAGACATAAGCAAATTAGAAAAGTTTTACGAGAAGATTACCCTGAAATTGAACATCAATTTGATCCTTGGCATCTATCAAAATCAATCAGCAAAAAACTATCTGCAGTATCCAAGAAAAAGGATTGTTCGTTATTAGCAGAATGGATATCTTCGATTGTAAATCATTTCTGGTTTTGTGCGGAATCATGTGAACAAAACGCTGTTTTGCTTCGAGAGAAATGGTGTTCTATTTTGTATCATATTGTGAATATTCATTCTTGGCAAGGAAATGAGATGCTACATTGTTGTGAACATGGTATTTTAAGAGGCGAAATGAATACAAAAAAGAAGTGGCTCAAACAAGAAAGTGCAGCATATGAAGCGCTCGTAAATGTAGTTACCAATAAACAACTTATAAAAGATTTGGAGCatgtaacaaaatttattcaCACAACGTATCTGGAAGTATATCATTCAATGTATTTGAAATATCTACCAAAATCCACTCATTTTTCACATGCTTGCATGAATATAAGCAGCATGTTGGCAGCACTTGATCACAACCACAATGTAACAAGACCTCAG GCGATTTTCAAAAGTGGTGAGAATGAAGGTGAGCCAAGATACAAAATATTGTGGAGCAGAGTGCACAAAAAATTCACTGCAAAAGAAGTTAAATGTGAAAAAGATCATAGTTATCTTTTTAAGATGCTCACTGATATAAAAATAGCTGTGGATCAAGGAAACATTGACGAAGCATACGAAGCAGCAATGGTGAGCATCGCAGCTCCGACGGATAAACCTGACAGAAACTGCATAATTGAAAAAACGAAAAAGCTGTCTCGATTTCATCATTGA